A region of Kribbella sp. NBC_01245 DNA encodes the following proteins:
- a CDS encoding ABC transporter permease, whose translation MSTAPESVGTASLAAMAEQFGLSKSSVRPPFGSYVRELWGRRQFVLSYARARTYAAYAGARLGSLWQVLTPLFNAAVYYLAFGLLLNTKGGIENYTAFLICGMFVFSFTQRSMIEGARSISGNMSLIRTLHFPRATLPMAYVLNELTQMFLSMGILLVIVAFTDGFAVSWLLIIPALILQTGFNIGMTLTFARMGAFMGDLNQLLPFITRTWLYASGVFFSIPDKLREADAPGWVIQVLAFNPIAAYIDIMRQAILANHEPHQLPNAWWIASGWTVLALVGGFIYFWRAEERYGRG comes from the coding sequence ATGTCAACCGCCCCCGAGTCGGTCGGGACCGCATCACTCGCGGCAATGGCCGAGCAGTTCGGGTTGTCGAAGAGTTCGGTGCGCCCACCTTTCGGCAGCTACGTCCGTGAACTCTGGGGACGACGCCAGTTCGTCCTCAGCTATGCCCGTGCCCGCACCTACGCGGCGTACGCCGGGGCTCGCCTCGGCTCGCTGTGGCAGGTGCTCACGCCGTTGTTCAACGCGGCGGTCTACTACCTTGCCTTCGGCCTGCTGCTGAACACCAAGGGCGGTATCGAGAACTACACCGCCTTCCTGATCTGCGGCATGTTCGTCTTCAGCTTCACCCAGCGCTCGATGATCGAGGGTGCCCGGTCCATCTCGGGCAATATGTCCCTGATTCGCACGCTGCACTTCCCGCGGGCCACGCTTCCGATGGCCTACGTACTGAACGAACTGACCCAGATGTTCCTCTCGATGGGCATCCTGCTGGTGATCGTGGCGTTCACCGACGGTTTCGCCGTGAGCTGGCTGCTGATCATCCCGGCACTCATCCTGCAGACCGGGTTCAACATCGGCATGACCCTGACGTTCGCCCGGATGGGCGCGTTCATGGGCGACCTGAACCAGTTGCTGCCGTTCATCACCCGCACCTGGCTGTACGCGTCCGGCGTCTTCTTCTCCATCCCGGACAAGCTGCGCGAAGCGGACGCCCCGGGCTGGGTCATCCAGGTGCTCGCGTTCAACCCGATCGCGGCGTACATCGACATCATGCGGCAAGCGATCCTGGCGAACCACGAACCACACCAGTTGCCCAACGCCTGGTGGATCGCCAGCGGCTGGACCGTCCTTGCCCTCGTCGGGGGCTTCATCTACTTCTGGCGTGCGGAGGAGAGGTATGGACGTGGCTGA
- a CDS encoding ABC transporter ATP-binding protein, whose amino-acid sequence MDVAEAAVPSPVTAPAAQKVPTVIADNVHIIYKVMAGGSKGTAATALSRLIKRQQRPTVREVHAVKGVTFTAYKGDAIGLIGRNGSGKSTLLRAVAGLLPPASGSVYTNGQPSLLGVNAAMMNDLSGDRNIVLGCLAMGMSPEEIEKKYDEIVDFADIGEFIDLPMRTYSSGMGARLRFAIASAKTHDILLVDEALATGDANFRVKSEQKIKDLRDEAGTVFLVSHSLETVIDTCNRAIWLDKGIIKMDGDAQEVVDAYLAETTTKR is encoded by the coding sequence ATGGACGTGGCTGAAGCCGCAGTCCCGAGCCCGGTGACTGCTCCAGCGGCACAAAAGGTCCCGACGGTGATCGCGGACAACGTGCACATCATCTACAAGGTGATGGCGGGTGGTAGCAAGGGCACCGCGGCGACCGCGTTGTCCCGGCTGATCAAGCGCCAGCAGCGTCCGACCGTGCGTGAGGTGCACGCGGTCAAGGGCGTCACGTTCACCGCGTACAAGGGTGACGCGATCGGTCTGATCGGCCGCAACGGCTCGGGCAAGTCGACGCTGCTGCGTGCGGTGGCCGGCCTGCTGCCGCCCGCGAGCGGCTCGGTCTACACCAACGGCCAGCCGTCGCTGCTGGGCGTCAACGCCGCGATGATGAACGACCTGAGCGGCGACCGGAACATCGTGCTCGGCTGTCTCGCGATGGGTATGAGCCCGGAGGAGATCGAGAAGAAGTACGACGAGATCGTGGACTTCGCGGATATCGGTGAGTTCATCGATCTGCCGATGCGGACGTACTCGTCGGGTATGGGCGCGCGGTTGCGGTTCGCGATCGCGTCGGCCAAGACCCACGACATCCTGCTGGTGGACGAAGCGCTGGCAACCGGTGACGCGAACTTCCGGGTCAAGTCCGAGCAGAAGATCAAGGATCTGCGCGACGAGGCCGGCACGGTGTTCCTGGTCAGCCACAGCCTGGAGACCGTGATCGACACGTGTAACCGGGCCATCTGGCTCGACAAGGGCATCATCAAGATGGACGGCGATGCCCAGGAGGTCGTCGACGCCTACCTGGCGGAGACCACCACCAAGCGCTGA
- a CDS encoding glycosyltransferase family 2 protein, which yields MSLSHWPPVSVVMPVLNEERHLSEAVGRVLEQSYPGELEVVLSIGPSKDRTMAIAEGIAATDKRIRIVPNPSGKTPAGLNVGIANASHDIIVRVDGHGVLTQGYIRRAVELLEESGADNVGGVMAAEGRSAFEMAVACAYRSRLGLGASTFHQGGKPGPADTVYLGVFRRTALERVGGFDETMHRAQDWELNYRIRKTGGLIWFSPDLSVTYRPRSSLTAVAKQFYMTGQWRREVIRRHPETASKRYLAPPVAVTLLVLGTILGIVGLATGVSWLVLGFLAPLFYGLGLIAGSMVEGRYLPWKALFWLPLVCATMHVTWGAGFIVGLKERPAGPALAATA from the coding sequence ATGTCCTTGTCCCACTGGCCACCGGTATCCGTCGTGATGCCGGTACTGAACGAGGAACGACACCTCTCCGAGGCGGTCGGTCGTGTTCTCGAACAGTCCTACCCCGGCGAGCTGGAGGTGGTGCTGTCGATCGGTCCGAGCAAGGACCGCACGATGGCCATCGCCGAAGGCATCGCGGCCACGGACAAGCGGATCCGCATCGTGCCGAACCCGTCCGGCAAGACGCCGGCCGGGCTCAACGTCGGGATCGCGAACGCGAGCCACGACATCATCGTCCGGGTCGACGGCCACGGCGTGCTGACGCAGGGTTACATCAGACGCGCGGTCGAGCTGCTGGAGGAGTCCGGCGCGGACAACGTGGGCGGTGTGATGGCCGCTGAGGGCCGTTCGGCGTTCGAGATGGCCGTGGCCTGCGCCTACCGCTCGCGCCTCGGTCTAGGGGCCTCCACGTTCCACCAGGGCGGCAAGCCGGGGCCGGCCGACACGGTCTACCTCGGTGTCTTCCGGCGTACGGCGCTGGAGCGGGTCGGCGGGTTCGACGAGACCATGCACCGGGCGCAGGACTGGGAGCTGAACTACCGCATTCGCAAGACCGGCGGGCTGATCTGGTTCAGCCCGGACCTGTCGGTGACGTATCGCCCGCGCTCGTCGCTGACGGCCGTGGCCAAGCAGTTCTACATGACCGGTCAGTGGCGTCGTGAGGTCATCCGCCGCCACCCGGAGACCGCCAGCAAGCGCTACCTGGCGCCGCCGGTGGCCGTGACGCTGCTGGTGCTCGGGACGATCCTGGGCATCGTCGGCCTGGCCACCGGGGTCAGCTGGCTGGTGCTGGGGTTCCTGGCGCCGCTGTTCTACGGGCTCGGCCTGATCGCCGGGTCCATGGTGGAAGGCCGCTACCTGCCCTGGAAGGCCCTGTTCTGGCTTCCGCTGGTCTGCGCGACGATGCACGTCACCTGGGGTGCCGGCTTCATCGTCGGCCTCAAGGAGCGCCCTGCCGGGCCTGCCCTGGCCGCCACTGCTTGA
- a CDS encoding LCP family protein produces MPQEPDLRNLSEPTRFKRALTLLLMTLVVPGSAQIAAGNKRVGRFVWRLLASLLAIVVLIALLALIWRGPTINFIVQPWFLRGIQVLLVLLAIGWAVLFVDAYRLGKPLLLERNHRLTASITDAVLALGVVFALIWASTLVSAQADFVASVFGGHAKSKADKGRYNVLLMGGDSGKNRTGLRPDSMTLASIDAETGRTVLIGLPRNMAKVPFPEGTAMHDKFPNGFQWEDCAANCFLNGVYTYATQHKDLFPGVADPGALATRQAVEGITGLKVNYFVMIDIASFVNLINAVGGINLDVGKKVPIGGVGSPIYGYITPGKNKHLDGYHAMWFARSRAGATDYERMTRQKCVMTAMLNQLEPRTVLTKFQGIAAASKQVVKTDIPSSHLGTFVDLALDSKKLKVSSFSPVPPLIKTGNPDFPLIRTKVAQAIARSEALDQAAEDGEDKKTTTPPKTTAKPSKKPTSTPSKSTSDVDDVASICTAA; encoded by the coding sequence ATGCCGCAGGAACCTGACCTGCGCAACCTCAGTGAGCCGACCCGCTTCAAGCGGGCGCTGACGCTGCTGCTGATGACCCTGGTGGTACCCGGATCGGCCCAGATCGCCGCTGGTAACAAGCGCGTCGGCCGGTTCGTCTGGCGGTTGCTCGCCAGTTTGCTCGCGATCGTCGTGCTGATCGCGTTGCTGGCCCTGATCTGGCGTGGACCGACGATCAACTTCATCGTGCAGCCCTGGTTCCTCCGGGGTATCCAGGTCTTGCTGGTGTTGCTCGCGATCGGCTGGGCGGTGCTGTTCGTCGACGCGTATCGACTCGGCAAGCCGCTGCTGCTCGAGCGAAACCACCGATTGACCGCGAGTATCACCGACGCCGTGCTGGCGCTCGGGGTGGTGTTCGCGCTGATCTGGGCGAGCACGCTCGTCTCGGCGCAGGCCGATTTCGTCGCCAGTGTGTTCGGCGGGCATGCGAAATCCAAGGCCGACAAGGGCCGCTACAACGTGCTGCTGATGGGCGGCGACTCCGGTAAGAACCGGACCGGCCTACGCCCCGACAGCATGACGCTGGCCAGTATCGACGCCGAAACCGGCCGGACGGTGCTGATCGGGCTGCCGCGCAACATGGCCAAGGTGCCGTTCCCCGAGGGCACGGCGATGCATGACAAGTTCCCGAACGGCTTCCAGTGGGAGGACTGTGCGGCGAACTGCTTCCTGAACGGGGTCTACACCTATGCCACCCAGCACAAGGACCTGTTCCCCGGTGTGGCGGACCCGGGCGCGCTGGCGACGCGGCAGGCGGTCGAGGGCATCACGGGCCTGAAGGTCAACTACTTCGTGATGATCGACATCGCCAGCTTCGTGAACCTGATCAACGCGGTCGGTGGCATCAACCTCGATGTCGGGAAAAAAGTCCCGATCGGTGGCGTCGGCAGCCCCATCTACGGTTACATCACTCCGGGGAAGAACAAGCACCTCGACGGGTACCACGCGATGTGGTTCGCGCGGTCCCGCGCGGGTGCGACCGACTACGAGCGGATGACCCGGCAGAAATGCGTGATGACCGCGATGCTGAACCAGCTGGAACCGCGCACGGTGCTGACCAAGTTCCAGGGCATCGCCGCGGCCAGCAAGCAGGTGGTGAAAACCGACATCCCGTCCAGCCATCTCGGCACCTTCGTCGATCTCGCGCTGGACTCGAAGAAGCTCAAGGTGTCAAGCTTCTCGCCGGTACCACCCCTGATCAAAACCGGTAACCCTGATTTCCCGTTGATCCGCACCAAGGTCGCCCAGGCCATCGCCCGCTCGGAGGCGCTGGACCAGGCAGCCGAAGATGGTGAGGACAAGAAGACCACTACACCACCGAAGACGACGGCCAAACCGAGCAAGAAGCCGACGAGCACTCCCTCCAAATCCACCTCCGACGTCGACGACGTCGCATCTATCTGTACGGCGGCCTGA
- a CDS encoding S1 family peptidase, with product MKLLRTLTVGIVTLGACLVGITPANAAVVTDPAAKAAAPGADFAGIAALSNCSASLVRYSDSQPADKALVLTNGHCYEGGFLNPGVVLVNRASSRSITLLRPNSSNAGTVRASRIVYGTMTKTDMLVYEVNESYASIQSRLGVAPLTLARQAPAAGAGMAVVSGYWKRIYTCSVQSTIYQLREGNWRWSSSIKYRQPGCETIGGTSGSPIVSTSNGEVIGVNNTGNEDGQRCTVNNPCEVDAAGNITVDQGAAYGQQTWWIYTCLTNRKLDLAKSGCQLARPAR from the coding sequence ATGAAGTTGTTGCGAACACTCACTGTAGGCATCGTCACCCTCGGTGCCTGCCTGGTCGGTATCACCCCGGCGAACGCCGCCGTCGTGACCGACCCCGCCGCGAAGGCCGCCGCCCCCGGTGCCGATTTCGCGGGCATCGCGGCGCTGAGCAACTGCTCGGCCTCGCTCGTGCGGTACAGCGACTCCCAGCCGGCCGACAAGGCGCTGGTGCTGACCAACGGCCACTGCTACGAAGGAGGTTTCCTCAACCCGGGCGTGGTCCTAGTCAACCGCGCGTCGAGCCGGTCGATCACCCTGCTCCGGCCGAACTCGTCCAACGCGGGCACGGTCCGGGCCTCCCGCATCGTCTACGGCACGATGACCAAGACCGACATGCTGGTCTACGAGGTGAACGAGTCCTACGCCTCGATCCAGTCCCGGCTCGGCGTCGCACCGCTCACGCTGGCCCGCCAGGCCCCGGCCGCCGGCGCGGGTATGGCGGTCGTTTCCGGCTACTGGAAGCGGATCTACACCTGCTCTGTGCAGAGCACGATCTACCAGCTGCGTGAGGGCAACTGGCGCTGGTCCAGCTCGATCAAGTACCGCCAGCCCGGCTGCGAGACGATCGGTGGCACCTCTGGTTCGCCGATCGTGAGCACCAGCAACGGCGAGGTCATCGGCGTGAACAATACCGGTAACGAGGATGGCCAGCGCTGCACCGTGAACAACCCGTGCGAGGTGGACGCGGCCGGCAACATCACCGTCGACCAGGGGGCCGCTTATGGCCAGCAGACCTGGTGGATTTACACCTGCCTGACCAACCGCAAGCTCGACCTAGCGAAGTCCGGCTGCCAGCTGGCCCGGCCGGCACGCTGA
- a CDS encoding spermidine synthase — translation MTNQEQIDDTREASPGSTASPWHSPLGPRRRLVIASALMLFLELALIRWTGSNVVHLSYFSNFVLLGSFLGIGVGFLRASRTKRLPYYSPIALALLVGFVAWKPVSVDRGGDSNVIYFTSLETSGPSAHVILPLVFLAAAIVLAGPAELVARCFAELPRLTAYRFDLIGSITGIVTFTALSFLGAPPVWWGLIVLIVFAVLMVPQQRAVATGLAAALVVTPLLIVVAVLFNESTQDNLRWSPYYKVLTEASTFRNALVLTITVNGVPHQQAYPAATRLELESQYGLPYQRITNQPKNVLIVGAGSGTDVAIALQKGAQHVDAVEIDPSLLEIGRTRHPDRPYSDPRVTTHVDDGRAFLSRTDKKYDLILFALPDSLTLVSGASSLRLESYLFTKQAFESARDHLNPGGAFAMYNFYRESWLIDRLALTANDAFGHGPCVDKVGDVLQQAVVTVGLTSADQQCGSTAWTAAAADTPPPATDNRPFLYLFTDRIPSLYLVTLGLILVAGIVAVGIAGGGGSYRRMRPYADLFLLGVGFMLLQTKSITSFALLFGTTWVVNAIVFTGVLLAVLAAVEVTRRFKTPPMKVMFAVLFAGLALSWVFPDSWFLAMPLPLRIVAAVTVAFLPIFAANVIFAKRFSDTADGTASFGANLLGAMVGGCLEYLGLMIGFDGLLIIAALAYAAAFLLRPRTSVLTT, via the coding sequence ATGACGAACCAGGAGCAGATCGACGACACCCGGGAAGCCTCCCCCGGCTCGACCGCATCCCCTTGGCACTCCCCCCTCGGCCCGCGACGACGTCTGGTCATCGCCAGTGCCCTGATGCTCTTCCTCGAGCTGGCGCTGATCCGGTGGACCGGGTCCAATGTCGTCCATCTGAGTTATTTCTCGAACTTCGTACTGCTCGGGTCCTTCCTGGGCATCGGCGTCGGCTTCCTGCGCGCCAGCCGCACGAAGCGGCTGCCGTACTACTCGCCCATCGCGCTCGCACTGCTGGTCGGATTCGTTGCCTGGAAACCCGTCTCCGTTGATCGCGGCGGCGACTCGAACGTCATCTACTTCACCAGCCTCGAGACCAGCGGCCCCTCGGCCCACGTGATCCTGCCGCTCGTCTTCCTCGCGGCCGCGATCGTGCTGGCCGGCCCGGCTGAACTGGTCGCGCGTTGTTTCGCCGAGCTGCCCCGGCTTACGGCGTACAGGTTCGACCTGATCGGCAGTATCACCGGAATCGTCACGTTCACAGCGCTGTCGTTCCTGGGCGCACCGCCGGTGTGGTGGGGCCTGATCGTGCTGATCGTCTTCGCGGTGCTGATGGTTCCGCAGCAACGCGCAGTGGCGACCGGACTGGCCGCTGCGCTCGTGGTCACGCCCCTGCTGATCGTGGTGGCGGTGCTCTTCAACGAGTCCACTCAGGACAACTTGCGCTGGTCGCCGTACTACAAGGTGCTGACCGAGGCTTCGACCTTCCGCAACGCTTTGGTGCTGACGATCACCGTGAACGGCGTCCCGCATCAGCAGGCGTACCCCGCGGCCACCCGGCTCGAGCTGGAATCGCAGTACGGCCTGCCCTACCAGCGCATCACCAACCAGCCGAAGAACGTACTGATCGTCGGAGCCGGTAGTGGCACCGATGTCGCGATTGCCCTGCAGAAGGGCGCACAGCACGTCGACGCCGTCGAGATCGACCCGTCGCTGCTGGAGATCGGCCGAACCCGGCACCCCGACCGCCCGTACTCCGACCCGCGAGTGACCACCCACGTCGACGACGGCCGGGCATTCCTTTCGCGGACGGACAAGAAGTACGACCTGATCCTGTTCGCGCTGCCGGACTCACTGACGCTGGTGAGCGGCGCCAGCTCCTTGCGGCTCGAGAGCTACCTCTTCACCAAGCAGGCCTTTGAGAGCGCACGCGATCACCTGAACCCGGGTGGCGCGTTCGCGATGTACAACTTCTACCGCGAGAGCTGGCTGATCGACCGGCTCGCACTGACCGCCAACGACGCCTTCGGCCACGGGCCTTGCGTGGACAAGGTCGGCGACGTGTTGCAGCAAGCCGTCGTCACGGTCGGTCTGACCTCGGCGGACCAGCAGTGTGGCTCAACGGCTTGGACTGCGGCCGCTGCCGACACTCCGCCGCCTGCGACGGACAACCGGCCGTTCCTGTACCTGTTCACCGACAGGATCCCCTCGCTGTACCTGGTGACGCTTGGGCTGATCCTGGTGGCAGGAATCGTTGCTGTCGGCATTGCCGGTGGTGGCGGCTCGTACCGGCGCATGCGTCCGTACGCCGATCTCTTCCTGCTGGGCGTGGGCTTCATGCTTCTGCAGACCAAGAGCATCACGAGCTTCGCGTTGCTGTTCGGTACGACGTGGGTGGTCAACGCGATCGTCTTCACGGGTGTGCTGCTGGCCGTGCTCGCAGCGGTCGAAGTGACGCGTAGGTTCAAGACACCACCTATGAAGGTGATGTTCGCCGTGTTGTTCGCGGGGCTCGCCCTGAGCTGGGTCTTCCCGGACAGCTGGTTCCTGGCGATGCCGCTGCCGCTGCGCATCGTCGCCGCGGTGACGGTCGCGTTCCTGCCGATCTTCGCGGCGAACGTGATCTTCGCGAAGCGCTTCAGCGACACGGCCGACGGGACTGCCAGCTTCGGCGCCAACCTGCTCGGCGCGATGGTCGGCGGTTGTCTGGAGTACCTCGGCCTGATGATCGGCTTCGACGGCCTGCTCATCATCGCCGCCCTCGCGTACGCCGCGGCCTTCCTCCTCCGCCCACGTACTTCCGTCCTCACCACGTAG
- a CDS encoding phosphotransferase family protein encodes MIADTTRQWIELETGEMVKDVVRLTGGWTSEMRRVETTERSLVLRSFVSEFYRRHAEGLLTREADILTLLGRTAIPAASLVAVDAVGASCADPSLLMTLLPGRICLDDPGIAAQLAAQLVAIHQVEVDESTRPRVYQAWTSPERVQLPADAGTTWTAAVDVIRADPPSYDPVFLHRDFHPGNVLFDEGRISGIVDWVETSWGPADLDVAHCSTALALLHGPSVGLAFPAAYVAAGGVLARDKYWYFLDALGFAPDAEKVAVPWRQCGRDDLTPDLLRQHLEAYLEGLLER; translated from the coding sequence GTGATCGCGGATACCACACGGCAATGGATCGAGCTCGAGACCGGCGAGATGGTCAAGGACGTCGTACGGCTGACGGGCGGCTGGACGTCCGAGATGCGCCGGGTCGAGACCACCGAACGATCGTTGGTTTTGCGGTCGTTCGTGAGCGAGTTCTACCGGCGTCATGCGGAGGGCCTGCTCACGCGCGAGGCCGATATCCTCACGCTGCTTGGCCGTACGGCGATTCCCGCCGCCTCGCTGGTCGCCGTTGACGCAGTCGGCGCGAGCTGTGCGGATCCCTCGTTGCTGATGACGTTATTGCCCGGGCGGATCTGCCTGGATGATCCGGGTATCGCCGCGCAACTCGCCGCCCAGCTGGTCGCGATCCACCAGGTCGAGGTCGACGAGAGCACTCGGCCGCGGGTCTACCAGGCGTGGACGTCGCCCGAGCGCGTGCAACTCCCCGCCGACGCCGGGACGACGTGGACGGCCGCGGTGGACGTCATCCGCGCGGACCCTCCGTCGTACGACCCGGTCTTTTTGCATCGGGACTTCCATCCGGGCAACGTGTTGTTCGACGAGGGCCGGATCAGCGGCATCGTGGACTGGGTCGAGACGTCGTGGGGTCCGGCCGATCTCGATGTCGCGCACTGCTCGACCGCGCTCGCGTTGTTGCACGGGCCTTCCGTTGGTCTCGCGTTTCCCGCGGCGTACGTCGCGGCCGGCGGGGTGTTGGCCCGCGACAAGTACTGGTACTTCCTGGATGCCCTCGGGTTCGCGCCGGACGCGGAGAAGGTCGCCGTGCCCTGGCGGCAATGCGGGCGCGACGACCTCACTCCGGATTTACTCCGGCAGCACCTCGAGGCCTATCTCGAAGGCCTTCTAGAACGCTAG
- a CDS encoding PQQ-dependent sugar dehydrogenase, giving the protein MAPRAVWRAVSCGFAIAVISAGLGPFAAPSQAAATDYEAEDATISQGVVESNHAGFSGRGFVNYNNLVGSYVEWTVPATTAGPADVTLRYANGTTASRPLDFTVNGVAGAVGITFPGTGAWSTWQTKTVKLQLAAGTNKIRARATTADGGPNADKLTVNPTSTDTQPPTPPGNLVVSNIKSNAATFTWSAASDNVGVTRYEVNRGGNLLKVVDGTTLTATVDTLTPNTSYDISVGAVDAAGNASQQSNVVTFTTPPSTDTEPPTVPGSLRSTGVTANSVSLAWNASTDNSGTIAGYDVYQGTTKVSTTSSLTATITNLAPNTSYTFAVKARDPDNNASAASNAVTVRTSSTGGGGIPEYERNIANVDLGWSVAFLPDGSGSALVTERDRFEVLRVSSTGQKTTLGKVPGAVTTTGEGGLLGLALSPDFANDHWVYFYHSAANDNRIVRMRYENGQLGTTSEPVLTGLAKNRYHNGGRIRFGPDGKLYAAVGDAQSGANAQNRGSLNGKILRINPDGTAPSDNPFFSTGGNARYVYSLGHRNPQGLAWDSRGQLWAAEFGDNSQDELNLIQKGGNYGWPACEGTIGDCGGYIAPKRTWSTAQAGPSGVEIVNDWIYIAGVTGAQLWVTQINSTGTGVGTPQALFSGRWGRLRSVTRTPDGALWLTSTNNDKNGGTPSTIDNVIVRLRFPA; this is encoded by the coding sequence GTGGCACCACGAGCAGTTTGGCGTGCCGTTTCATGCGGTTTCGCCATCGCGGTCATCTCGGCAGGGCTGGGGCCTTTCGCGGCTCCCAGTCAGGCCGCGGCGACCGATTATGAGGCAGAGGACGCGACCATCTCACAAGGCGTGGTCGAGTCGAATCACGCCGGCTTTTCCGGTCGTGGTTTCGTCAACTACAACAACCTTGTCGGCAGTTACGTCGAATGGACCGTGCCCGCGACAACGGCAGGCCCGGCCGACGTGACCCTGCGATATGCCAACGGGACAACGGCATCCCGCCCACTCGACTTCACCGTGAACGGCGTGGCCGGCGCCGTCGGCATCACCTTCCCCGGCACCGGCGCCTGGTCGACCTGGCAGACCAAGACGGTCAAACTCCAGCTCGCCGCCGGGACCAACAAGATCCGCGCCCGCGCCACCACGGCCGACGGCGGCCCGAACGCGGACAAGCTGACGGTCAACCCGACCAGCACCGACACCCAGCCGCCAACGCCACCCGGCAATCTCGTCGTCAGCAATATCAAGTCGAACGCCGCGACCTTCACCTGGTCGGCCGCTTCGGACAACGTCGGCGTGACCCGCTACGAGGTCAACCGCGGTGGCAACCTACTCAAGGTGGTCGACGGCACCACGCTGACCGCCACCGTGGACACGCTCACCCCGAACACCAGCTACGACATCTCGGTTGGCGCCGTCGATGCCGCGGGCAACGCCTCGCAGCAGAGCAACGTGGTCACGTTCACCACCCCACCCAGCACTGATACCGAACCGCCAACCGTGCCAGGCAGTCTGCGCTCGACCGGCGTGACCGCGAACAGCGTCTCGCTGGCCTGGAACGCCTCGACCGACAACAGCGGCACCATCGCCGGGTACGACGTCTACCAAGGCACCACCAAGGTCTCGACGACGTCCTCCCTGACCGCGACTATCACCAACCTCGCGCCCAACACGTCGTACACCTTCGCCGTCAAGGCGCGTGATCCCGACAACAACGCCTCCGCGGCCAGCAATGCCGTCACGGTTCGCACCAGCAGCACGGGCGGCGGCGGCATCCCCGAGTACGAGCGGAACATCGCGAACGTCGATCTCGGTTGGAGTGTCGCCTTCTTGCCGGACGGCTCAGGTTCGGCATTGGTCACCGAGCGGGATCGCTTCGAGGTGTTGCGGGTCAGCTCGACCGGACAGAAGACGACGCTCGGCAAGGTCCCGGGCGCGGTCACGACGACCGGCGAGGGCGGCCTGCTGGGATTGGCGTTGTCACCCGATTTCGCCAATGACCATTGGGTTTACTTCTACCACTCGGCCGCGAACGACAACCGGATCGTGCGGATGAGATACGAGAACGGGCAGCTCGGTACGACGTCCGAACCGGTGCTCACCGGTCTGGCCAAGAACCGGTACCACAACGGCGGCCGGATCCGCTTCGGCCCGGACGGCAAGCTGTACGCGGCAGTCGGCGATGCCCAGAGCGGCGCCAACGCGCAGAACCGCGGTTCGCTGAACGGCAAGATCCTGCGCATCAACCCGGATGGGACGGCGCCGAGCGACAACCCGTTCTTCAGCACTGGCGGCAATGCGCGCTACGTGTACAGCCTCGGACACCGCAACCCGCAAGGCCTCGCCTGGGATTCGCGCGGTCAATTGTGGGCGGCGGAGTTCGGCGACAACAGCCAGGACGAGCTCAACCTGATCCAGAAGGGCGGCAACTACGGTTGGCCCGCCTGTGAGGGGACCATCGGCGATTGCGGCGGCTACATCGCGCCGAAGCGCACCTGGTCGACCGCGCAGGCAGGCCCGAGTGGCGTGGAGATCGTGAACGACTGGATCTACATCGCCGGCGTGACCGGTGCCCAGTTGTGGGTCACGCAGATCAACTCGACCGGTACGGGCGTGGGCACCCCGCAGGCGTTGTTCTCGGGGCGGTGGGGCCGGCTGCGCAGCGTCACGCGAACGCCGGATGGCGCGCTCTGGCTGACATCTACCAACAACGACAAGAACGGCGGTACGCCCAGCACGATCGACAACGTGATCGTGCGCTTGAGGTTCCCCGCCTAG